The Metabacillus sediminilitoris genome window below encodes:
- a CDS encoding YtpI family protein — MPVLVVIIVISLAFYVYYKTKVYRAKNQLLKHWISAKSSMALGVFVAFFGLNQLFLYRSSISLIVGILFLLVGLGSCWAGYRAYKHYLPLVMKEFQQQK, encoded by the coding sequence ATGCCAGTATTGGTTGTCATCATCGTTATTTCTTTGGCCTTTTATGTTTATTATAAGACCAAAGTATATAGAGCTAAAAACCAACTATTAAAACATTGGATATCAGCTAAATCAAGCATGGCACTAGGGGTATTTGTCGCATTCTTTGGACTTAATCAATTATTCCTCTATCGATCCAGCATATCGTTAATAGTGGGAATTCTATTTCTCCTTGTTGGACTTGGCAGCTGCTGGGCTGGATACCGGGCATATAAGCATTATTTGCCACTCGTAATGAAAGAATTTCAACAACAAAAATAA
- the dnaE gene encoding DNA polymerase III subunit alpha, with product MPFVHLQVKSAYSLLSSAAKLDKLVSKAKSLQFKALALTDFQVMYGTVAFFKLCRKYDIKPIIGLTINVIDDDGDGLASPIVLLAENNCGYQNLLKISSAIQTKSPEGIPERWLRSYSKGLIAITTGQDGLIEKSLLDGNRLKAIELSKKYESIFGRNSFYYGIQNDLTKQDGHLINEMLLLGEELKIPVVATNNVAYLEKEDFFAYQCLQAIKNGDKLSDDHIDLHTPKENYLKSPMEMVSLFDQYPDALENTLLIAERCQVDLELGVTHLPKFPTPNQESANEYLEHLCLRGLYERFKEPDEIYKDRLAYELSVITRMNFSDYFLIVWDFMKYAHENGILTGPGRGSAAGSLVSYVLKITDVDPIKHRLLFERFLNPERITMPDIDIDFPDSKRDDVINYVANKYGKIHVAQIITFGTLAAKAAIRDVGRVMGASPKETDILSKQIPVRPGIMLKDAIHDSPALKKAIDENSLYKKIVETAMKIEGLPRHASTHAAGVVLSDQPLTNIVPIQEGQQDVFLTQFSMDYLEDLGLLKMDFLGLRNLTIIDNITKLIQREEGYVVDFAEISIQDEKTFALLSNGDTTGVFQLESEGMRSVLKRLKPNSFEDIVAVNALYRPGPMENIPLYIDRKHNRSPVNYLHPDLEPILHSTYGVIVYQEQIMEIASKIAGFTLGEADLLRRAVGKKKKEVLDKERHHFVEGCKVKGYDKHVANNIYDLIVKFANYGFNRSHAVAYSMIAYQLAYLKANYPLYFMTALLTSVNGNDEKVSQYIREAKQMGIHILPPSVNSSSYPFIVENGGIRYSLAGIKQVGLSAVKEIFHARKKKKYTDLFDFCIRVSMKVVNRRTLEQLIFSGAMDEFNVDRATLLASLDVAIEHAELLTPADDSQFDLFVDEEFSLKPKYIEVEPLKIEEKLKYEKESIGFYFSNHPVELHRSKFQFSGAEYISDLASNMEKRISLGAMIVNIRTIRTKKGEVMAFLVLGDETGEIDAVMFPQIYTKNSELMSVGKVFLFEGKVELRQGKKQFVIQHIVLPDDINSHKVVPKLFIKIDKATMEQHRLLEVKGKLKQFHGNTPVFLYYEVERRTVQLPKEYFVSSTETCLNELIKLLGKENVVLRSK from the coding sequence TTGCCTTTTGTTCACCTTCAAGTAAAAAGTGCTTACAGTTTATTATCAAGCGCGGCAAAGCTTGATAAGCTTGTAAGTAAAGCAAAATCACTCCAATTTAAAGCATTAGCATTAACAGATTTTCAGGTCATGTATGGCACAGTTGCTTTTTTTAAATTATGCAGAAAATATGATATAAAACCGATTATTGGATTGACGATCAATGTTATTGATGATGATGGTGACGGATTAGCTTCTCCCATTGTTTTATTAGCTGAAAATAATTGTGGCTATCAAAACTTATTAAAGATTAGTAGTGCGATTCAAACTAAATCACCTGAGGGGATACCTGAAAGATGGTTAAGGAGCTACAGTAAGGGTCTTATTGCAATAACGACTGGACAAGATGGGCTTATCGAGAAGAGTTTACTAGATGGAAATCGATTAAAAGCGATTGAACTCTCAAAGAAATATGAGTCTATTTTTGGAAGGAATTCTTTTTATTATGGCATTCAAAATGATCTGACTAAACAGGACGGACACCTTATAAATGAAATGCTCTTATTGGGTGAAGAATTAAAAATACCCGTTGTTGCAACAAATAATGTTGCATATTTAGAGAAAGAAGACTTTTTTGCCTATCAGTGCTTACAAGCCATCAAAAACGGTGATAAGCTTTCTGATGACCATATTGATTTACATACTCCGAAAGAAAATTACTTGAAATCACCGATGGAAATGGTATCTTTATTCGATCAATACCCAGACGCCCTTGAAAATACATTACTTATTGCTGAGCGATGTCAAGTTGATCTAGAACTTGGAGTTACCCATCTGCCTAAGTTTCCCACACCAAATCAAGAAAGTGCTAATGAGTATTTAGAGCATCTCTGCTTGCGTGGGCTATATGAACGTTTTAAGGAACCTGATGAGATCTATAAAGATAGACTTGCATATGAATTAAGTGTCATTACAAGGATGAATTTCAGCGATTATTTTTTGATCGTATGGGATTTTATGAAGTATGCACATGAAAATGGTATTCTTACTGGTCCAGGACGCGGTTCAGCAGCTGGTTCTCTTGTTTCATATGTATTAAAGATTACGGATGTTGATCCAATTAAGCATCGCCTTCTTTTTGAACGCTTTTTAAATCCTGAACGGATCACTATGCCTGATATTGATATAGATTTTCCAGATTCAAAACGTGACGATGTGATTAATTATGTTGCAAACAAATATGGGAAAATACATGTTGCCCAAATTATCACATTTGGTACATTGGCAGCTAAAGCGGCAATCCGTGATGTCGGACGAGTGATGGGAGCCTCGCCTAAGGAAACAGACATCCTTTCAAAACAAATACCAGTGCGTCCTGGCATTATGTTAAAGGACGCGATTCATGATTCTCCGGCACTAAAAAAAGCAATTGATGAAAATAGCTTATATAAAAAAATAGTGGAGACTGCAATGAAAATTGAAGGACTTCCACGGCATGCTTCAACACACGCTGCAGGAGTTGTACTGAGCGACCAGCCGTTAACAAATATTGTTCCAATTCAAGAAGGACAACAAGATGTTTTTTTAACGCAGTTTTCAATGGATTATTTAGAAGATTTGGGCCTTCTAAAAATGGACTTTTTAGGACTTAGAAATTTAACAATTATTGATAATATTACTAAATTAATTCAGCGTGAAGAAGGATATGTAGTAGATTTTGCGGAAATCTCAATTCAAGATGAGAAAACATTCGCATTGCTTTCAAATGGTGATACAACCGGCGTATTTCAATTGGAATCTGAGGGAATGCGAAGTGTTCTAAAACGACTTAAACCAAATTCATTTGAAGATATCGTCGCTGTAAATGCATTGTACCGTCCAGGTCCAATGGAAAATATCCCACTCTATATTGATAGAAAGCATAACAGAAGCCCTGTAAACTACTTACATCCTGATCTTGAGCCTATTTTACATTCAACATACGGAGTCATTGTGTATCAAGAACAAATAATGGAAATAGCATCAAAAATTGCTGGATTTACATTAGGTGAGGCCGATTTATTAAGAAGAGCAGTAGGGAAGAAAAAGAAAGAAGTGCTTGATAAAGAACGGCATCATTTTGTAGAAGGCTGTAAAGTCAAAGGATATGATAAACACGTGGCGAATAATATTTATGACTTAATTGTAAAATTCGCTAATTATGGTTTTAATCGAAGTCATGCTGTTGCTTATAGTATGATTGCCTATCAACTGGCATATTTAAAAGCAAATTACCCCCTCTATTTTATGACAGCATTATTAACGAGTGTAAATGGAAATGACGAAAAGGTATCACAGTATATTCGCGAAGCAAAGCAGATGGGAATTCATATTTTGCCACCGTCAGTCAACAGCAGCTCCTATCCATTTATTGTAGAGAATGGTGGGATTCGTTATAGTTTAGCGGGTATTAAGCAAGTTGGGTTATCAGCTGTAAAGGAAATTTTCCATGCTCGGAAGAAAAAAAAATATACCGATTTATTTGATTTTTGTATAAGGGTATCAATGAAAGTTGTAAATCGCCGCACATTAGAGCAACTGATTTTTTCTGGGGCGATGGATGAATTTAATGTTGATCGAGCAACATTACTTGCTAGCTTAGATGTTGCAATTGAGCACGCTGAGCTGTTAACACCTGCAGATGACAGTCAATTTGATTTATTTGTAGATGAAGAATTTTCGTTAAAGCCAAAATACATTGAAGTAGAACCGCTAAAAATAGAAGAAAAACTAAAATATGAAAAAGAATCAATAGGTTTTTATTTTTCTAATCATCCAGTTGAGCTGCACCGTAGTAAATTTCAATTTTCTGGTGCTGAATATATCTCAGATCTGGCCTCAAATATGGAAAAGAGGATTTCTCTTGGTGCTATGATCGTAAATATACGAACGATCCGCACGAAAAAAGGTGAAGTAATGGCATTTTTAGTACTTGGGGATGAAACCGGTGAGATTGATGCTGTTATGTTTCCGCAAATATATACAAAAAACAGCGAATTGATGTCAGTTGGAAAAGTATTCTTATTTGAAGGGAAAGTGGAACTGCGCCAAGGTAAAAAGCAGTTTGTTATTCAACATATCGTTTTGCCGGATGATATAAATAGTCATAAGGTTGTACCTAAATTATTTATTAAAATTGATAAAGCAACAATGGAACAGCACAGGCTTTTAGAAGTGAAGGGAAAATTAAAACAATTTCATGGAAATACACCTGTGTTTCTTTATTATGAAGTTGAAAGAAGAACGGTTCAGCTTCCAAAAGAATATTTTGTTTCTTCAACTGAAACTTGTCTGAATGAATTAATAAAATTATTAGGGAAAGAAAATGTTGTACTAAGAAGTAAATAA
- a CDS encoding NAD(P)-dependent malic enzyme, which translates to MTLREEALHIHRVNKGKLESKAKIPVKNAYDLSLAYSPGVAEPCKDIYDDKNKVYDYTMKGNMVAVVSDGTAVLGLGNIGPEAALPVMEGKAVLFKSFAGVDAFPICLGTTDVEEIIKTVKLLEPTFGGVNLEDIAAPNCFVIEERLKKETNIPIFHDDQHGTAIVTVAGLVNALKLVGKNMSNIRVVANGAGAAGIAIIKLLYTYGVRDIIMCDSKGAIFENRPYGMNEVKSQVAKFTNRDQLEGSLADVIREADVFIGVSVEGALTKEMVQTMNQDPIIFAMANPNPEIMPEDAKEAGAKVIGTGRSDFPNQVNNVLAFPGIFRGALDVRATHINEKMKIAAVEAIASLVSERELSSEYVIPAPFDPRVAPAVASAVAKAAMETGVARIKVDPEEIAEKTRQLAIIE; encoded by the coding sequence ATGACACTGAGAGAAGAAGCGTTACATATTCACAGAGTTAACAAAGGGAAGCTGGAGTCAAAAGCAAAAATACCTGTAAAAAATGCGTATGATCTAAGTTTAGCCTATTCACCTGGAGTAGCAGAACCTTGTAAAGATATTTATGATGATAAAAACAAAGTATATGATTATACGATGAAAGGTAATATGGTAGCTGTCGTTTCAGATGGTACTGCAGTTCTAGGGCTAGGTAATATTGGACCAGAAGCTGCTTTGCCAGTAATGGAAGGAAAAGCTGTTCTATTTAAAAGCTTTGCAGGTGTGGATGCATTTCCAATTTGCTTAGGTACAACAGATGTTGAAGAAATTATTAAGACAGTGAAACTACTTGAACCAACATTTGGTGGCGTAAACCTAGAGGATATTGCTGCACCAAATTGCTTTGTCATTGAAGAGCGTTTGAAAAAAGAAACAAATATACCGATATTTCATGATGATCAACATGGTACGGCAATTGTTACAGTTGCGGGATTAGTAAATGCATTGAAATTAGTAGGTAAAAATATGTCTAATATTCGTGTAGTGGCTAATGGTGCAGGTGCAGCAGGCATCGCGATTATTAAATTGTTATATACATATGGTGTTAGAGATATTATTATGTGTGATTCAAAAGGTGCTATTTTTGAAAATCGTCCATATGGTATGAATGAAGTAAAATCACAAGTAGCAAAATTTACAAATCGTGACCAGCTGGAAGGATCTTTAGCAGATGTCATCAGAGAGGCTGACGTGTTTATTGGCGTATCTGTTGAAGGTGCCTTAACAAAAGAGATGGTTCAGACAATGAATCAAGATCCAATCATTTTTGCAATGGCAAATCCAAATCCGGAAATTATGCCTGAAGATGCAAAAGAAGCGGGTGCGAAAGTTATTGGAACTGGTCGTTCAGATTTTCCAAACCAAGTAAATAATGTTCTTGCATTCCCTGGTATTTTTCGAGGTGCATTAGATGTTAGAGCTACACATATTAATGAAAAAATGAAAATTGCAGCAGTTGAGGCAATTGCATCACTTGTTTCAGAACGAGAATTAAGCTCAGAATATGTTATTCCTGCTCCATTTGATCCTCGTGTTGCACCAGCTGTAGCTTCTGCAGTGGCAAAAGCTGCAATGGAAACTGGTGTGGCGAGAATCAAAGTAGATCCCGAGGAAATTGCTGAAAAGACAAGGCAGTTAGCTATTATTGAGTAA
- the ytrI gene encoding sporulation membrane protein YtrI, with protein sequence MRVPQHYKQPTWQRFFAGAAIGAVISWCVFLFIFGVIQEEQSTIIDEQKRDIEELKNSIKIYQEEYSKLNKEAQQKVTVQNIEVHIVNGKKYLPKQFMITNIEDDVKKNLSDLIAKDMESVYDNHFLIERIIENKIYKNDGKEYKLEMIKFMLYTTIYIEVEISFSK encoded by the coding sequence ATGAGAGTTCCACAACATTATAAACAACCAACATGGCAGCGTTTCTTTGCTGGCGCTGCAATAGGAGCAGTGATCAGCTGGTGTGTTTTTCTGTTTATTTTTGGTGTGATTCAAGAAGAGCAAAGTACGATTATTGACGAACAAAAAAGGGATATAGAGGAGTTAAAAAATAGCATTAAAATTTACCAAGAAGAATATTCAAAATTAAATAAAGAAGCACAACAAAAAGTCACAGTTCAAAATATCGAGGTTCATATTGTAAACGGTAAAAAGTATCTTCCAAAACAATTCATGATAACGAATATCGAAGATGATGTGAAGAAGAATTTATCAGATTTAATTGCGAAAGATATGGAGAGCGTATACGACAATCATTTTCTTATTGAGAGAATAATTGAAAACAAGATTTACAAGAATGATGGGAAGGAATATAAGCTTGAAATGATAAAATTCATGTTATATACAACCATTTATATAGAAGTAGAAATCTCATTTTCAAAATGA
- a CDS encoding metal-dependent hydrolase → MQVSYHGHSVVQISTQNKKIIIDPFINGNELTDLNVKDLEVDVIILTHGHNDHVGDTVEIAKKNNALVIAPYELAVYIGKNNITIHPMNIGGAYQFDFGTVKLTQAFHGSSYEEKDGTVIYTGMPSGVLLTSEGNTIYHAGDTALFSDMKMIGERNSIDVAFLPIGDNLTMGPEDAVDAADWLKAKKVVPIHYNTFPAIKQNPNEFTKMLPNGVGIPLKIGESLEL, encoded by the coding sequence ATGCAAGTTTCATATCATGGGCATTCAGTTGTGCAAATATCTACACAGAATAAAAAAATTATCATTGATCCGTTTATAAATGGAAATGAATTAACTGATTTAAATGTAAAAGATCTTGAAGTAGATGTGATTATTTTAACACATGGTCATAATGATCATGTCGGTGACACAGTGGAAATTGCTAAGAAAAATAATGCATTAGTCATTGCTCCGTATGAGTTAGCGGTCTACATAGGTAAAAATAATATTACTATTCATCCAATGAACATAGGTGGGGCATATCAATTTGATTTTGGTACAGTTAAATTGACACAGGCTTTTCATGGCTCAAGTTATGAAGAAAAGGACGGAACGGTTATTTATACTGGAATGCCTTCAGGTGTCTTATTAACTTCTGAAGGGAATACGATTTATCATGCTGGAGATACTGCTTTATTTTCAGATATGAAAATGATTGGTGAACGAAATTCAATCGATGTAGCATTTTTACCAATTGGAGATAACTTAACAATGGGTCCAGAAGATGCAGTAGATGCTGCAGACTGGCTAAAAGCCAAAAAGGTAGTACCAATCCACTACAATACATTTCCTGCAATAAAACAAAACCCAAATGAATTTACAAAGATGTTGCCAAATGGAGTCGGTATTCCATTGAAAATTGGAGAATCGTTAGAACTTTAA
- a CDS encoding YtrH family sporulation protein: MNNEAFIPAFIHSFFIALGVLLGGTLIGAIGAFLAGEPPLTKMFEFANSLKIWALVAAIGGTFDAFYSFERGIIQGETRDIVKQVLLIISAMGGAQTGWLLITWLTQEHIQ, translated from the coding sequence ATGAACAACGAAGCCTTTATACCGGCTTTTATTCATAGCTTTTTTATTGCTTTAGGTGTGCTTTTGGGTGGTACACTTATCGGTGCAATCGGTGCTTTTTTAGCTGGTGAGCCGCCATTAACAAAAATGTTTGAATTTGCAAACAGCTTAAAGATATGGGCACTTGTCGCTGCAATTGGCGGCACTTTTGATGCCTTTTATAGCTTTGAACGCGGAATTATCCAGGGGGAAACAAGAGACATTGTCAAACAAGTGTTATTAATCATATCGGCCATGGGTGGAGCACAAACTGGATGGCTCCTTATTACGTGGTTAACACAGGAGCATATTCAATGA
- a CDS encoding DHH family phosphoesterase: MKQQIIDEIRQNDTIIIHRHVRPDPDAYGSQCGLAEILKASYPDKKIYVVGETDPSLEFLYKMDLVEDNLYQDALVIVCDTANQARVSDQRFKNGKKLIKIDHHPNEDKYGDILWVDTTAAATSELIYELYLEGKEDGLVLSKKAAQLLYAGIVGDTGRFLFPSTTEKTFHYASALISEGIQITPLYDELYKTKRNVATLSGYVLQNFSLTSSGAASMKISKEILTEYDVTPSEASQLVGILGDIEGVKAWVFFVEESDQIRVRLRSREIIINGLARKYNGGGHPLASGASVYSWEEAERVLKDLDELCQNM, encoded by the coding sequence ATGAAACAACAAATTATAGATGAAATACGTCAGAATGACACCATTATTATTCATCGCCATGTTCGTCCAGATCCGGATGCCTATGGCTCACAATGTGGATTAGCGGAAATATTAAAAGCTTCTTATCCAGATAAAAAAATCTATGTCGTAGGCGAAACAGATCCATCTTTGGAATTTCTTTATAAAATGGATCTTGTTGAAGATAATCTTTATCAAGATGCACTTGTTATTGTATGTGATACGGCAAATCAGGCTCGAGTAAGCGATCAACGCTTTAAAAATGGTAAAAAGTTAATAAAAATTGATCATCATCCAAATGAAGATAAGTATGGTGACATTCTATGGGTCGATACGACTGCAGCTGCAACGAGTGAGTTGATTTACGAATTATATTTAGAAGGTAAAGAGGATGGGTTAGTCCTTTCTAAAAAAGCTGCACAGTTATTATATGCAGGTATTGTTGGTGATACAGGTCGCTTCTTATTTCCAAGTACGACAGAAAAGACATTTCATTATGCGAGTGCATTAATTTCTGAAGGAATACAGATTACTCCTCTTTATGATGAACTATATAAAACCAAACGAAATGTAGCGACATTAAGTGGTTATGTATTGCAAAACTTTTCACTGACATCCTCTGGAGCTGCATCAATGAAGATTTCTAAGGAAATATTAACTGAGTACGACGTTACACCCTCAGAAGCATCGCAACTAGTCGGCATTCTAGGCGATATAGAAGGTGTAAAAGCATGGGTATTTTTCGTTGAAGAGTCAGATCAAATCAGAGTTAGATTAAGATCAAGAGAAATCATTATAAATGGATTAGCCAGAAAATATAATGGCGGAGGACATCCATTAGCTTCAGGGGCATCAGTATATAGTTGGGAAGAAGCAGAGAGAGTGCTAAAAGATTTAGATGAGCTTTGTCAGAACATGTAA
- a CDS encoding FadR/GntR family transcriptional regulator — protein MTTTQSKVYIEILRHIRAYIAEKQLSYGDKIPSEREFAEKLKVGRSSVREALRALELLGMIETRRGEGTFLKDFREHSLIELLGTFILEDSKAVGDIIEMNSLLEHNALQLILKGDQERELKLLAAKLNNNSVTRYEFMKELILLTNNYLLFRIWSVLNEYVTFVCENDQEKVYPNSNLEMLVTALLKKEQKEVLAAYEAVSLK, from the coding sequence TTGACAACCACACAATCGAAAGTATATATTGAGATCCTTCGTCATATTAGAGCTTACATCGCTGAAAAACAGCTTTCATATGGAGATAAGATCCCTTCAGAAAGAGAATTTGCAGAAAAGCTTAAGGTAGGTAGATCTTCCGTAAGGGAAGCTCTACGTGCCCTTGAGCTGTTAGGGATGATTGAAACGCGGAGGGGAGAAGGTACTTTTCTCAAAGATTTTCGCGAGCACTCACTAATTGAACTGCTAGGAACGTTTATTTTAGAGGATTCTAAGGCCGTTGGTGATATTATCGAAATGAATTCTCTACTAGAGCATAATGCATTGCAATTAATTTTAAAAGGTGATCAAGAGAGAGAACTAAAATTATTGGCTGCTAAACTGAATAATAATTCAGTAACAAGGTATGAATTTATGAAAGAACTTATTCTCTTGACAAATAACTATTTACTCTTCAGAATTTGGAGCGTATTAAATGAATATGTAACATTTGTGTGTGAAAATGATCAAGAAAAGGTTTACCCAAATAGTAATTTAGAAATGCTAGTAACTGCTTTGTTAAAAAAGGAACAAAAAGAAGTACTTGCTGCTTATGAAGCGGTATCCCTTAAGTAA
- the ald gene encoding alanine dehydrogenase, translating to MKIGIPTEIKNNENRVAMTPAGAFHLVKSGHEVFIEKNAGAGSGFTDEQYVEAGAKIVDSAQQAWSMDMVMKVKEPIKEEYQYFREGLLLFTYLHLAPEPELTAALIEHKVIAIAYETVQLPNGSLPLLTPMSEVAGRMASQIGAQFLEKPKGGKGILLAGVPGTQRGKVTIIGGGVAGTNAAKIAIGLGADVTILDVNPDRLRHLDDIFNREITTLMSNPLNIADVVRQSDLVIGAVLIPGAKAPKLVTEDVVQSMSDGSVIVDIAIDQGGIFATTDKITTHDNPTYVKHGVVHYAVANMPGAVPRTSTIALTNVTVPYAVQIATKGYKKACLENEALLKGINTLDGFVTYEAVAQAHGLTYSDPRSILNGK from the coding sequence GTGAAAATTGGCATTCCTACAGAGATTAAGAATAATGAAAATCGTGTGGCAATGACTCCAGCAGGGGCTTTTCATCTTGTAAAATCAGGTCATGAAGTATTTATCGAAAAAAATGCAGGTGCTGGTTCAGGTTTTACAGATGAACAGTATGTAGAAGCAGGAGCAAAAATTGTTGATTCAGCCCAACAAGCATGGTCAATGGATATGGTGATGAAAGTAAAAGAGCCTATTAAAGAAGAATATCAATATTTTCGTGAGGGCTTATTATTATTTACTTATTTGCATCTAGCACCTGAGCCGGAATTAACAGCTGCTTTAATAGAACATAAAGTGATTGCCATAGCTTATGAAACTGTTCAACTCCCAAATGGCTCTTTGCCGCTACTCACACCAATGAGTGAAGTTGCTGGTAGAATGGCTTCTCAAATTGGTGCGCAGTTTTTAGAGAAACCAAAGGGTGGAAAAGGGATTTTGTTAGCAGGAGTACCAGGAACTCAGCGGGGGAAAGTCACCATCATTGGCGGAGGAGTTGCAGGTACAAATGCGGCCAAAATTGCGATTGGACTCGGTGCCGATGTGACGATATTAGATGTAAATCCTGATCGATTAAGACATCTGGATGATATTTTTAATCGTGAAATTACGACATTAATGTCGAATCCGCTTAATATTGCTGATGTTGTTCGTCAATCAGATTTAGTTATCGGAGCAGTATTAATTCCAGGTGCAAAAGCACCTAAACTTGTAACAGAAGATGTCGTACAATCGATGTCAGATGGTTCGGTCATTGTTGATATTGCTATAGACCAAGGTGGAATTTTTGCTACGACAGATAAAATTACAACACATGATAATCCAACGTATGTGAAGCATGGTGTCGTACACTATGCTGTTGCAAATATGCCTGGAGCAGTTCCACGGACATCCACCATTGCTCTTACAAATGTAACAGTTCCATATGCTGTTCAGATTGCAACAAAAGGTTATAAAAAAGCGTGCTTAGAAAACGAAGCATTATTAAAAGGAATTAATACATTAGATGGATTTGTAACATATGAAGCAGTTGCACAAGCACATGGTTTAACATATTCGGACCCGCGCAGTATATTAAATGGTAAATAA
- a CDS encoding CBS domain-containing protein, with amino-acid sequence MATKHEQILQYINSLAVGEKISVRQIAKEINVSEGTAYRAIKEAENKGYVSTIERVGTIRIETKKKENIEKLTYAEVVNIVDGHVLGGKAGLHKTLNKFVIGAMELDAMMRYTGAGNLLIVGNRTNAHQFALEAGAAVLITGGFDTDESVKKLADELELPIISTSYDTFTVGTMINRAIYDQLIKKEIVQVEDILTPLDKTICLYTSDTVSTWYQHNYETGHGRFPVIDQNIKVQGIVTSKDIMGHDHSTLIEKVMTKSPITVIGKTSVASAAQMMVWEGIEVLPVVDQQNRLQGMISRQDVLKALQMIQRQPQIGEKLDDIVTNQFVTIDDDSKSSSIFRCEVSPQMTNHLGTISYGVFTTLVTEAANRYLRAQKKGDIVVENITIYFMKPVQMETMLEIHPKILEVGRKFGKIDIEAYSDGLVVGKAMMMVQLIER; translated from the coding sequence TTGGCTACGAAGCACGAGCAAATTTTACAATATATAAATTCACTTGCTGTCGGTGAAAAAATTTCTGTTCGGCAAATTGCAAAAGAAATTAATGTTAGTGAAGGGACTGCATATCGAGCGATTAAAGAAGCAGAGAATAAAGGTTATGTCAGTACAATTGAACGTGTTGGAACAATTAGAATTGAAACAAAGAAAAAAGAAAATATTGAAAAATTAACATATGCAGAGGTTGTTAACATTGTAGATGGACATGTCTTAGGCGGAAAAGCAGGGTTGCATAAAACATTAAATAAGTTTGTGATCGGTGCAATGGAACTTGATGCAATGATGCGCTATACAGGTGCAGGTAATTTATTAATCGTTGGTAACAGGACAAATGCACATCAATTTGCTTTGGAAGCTGGGGCAGCGGTCTTAATTACAGGTGGTTTTGATACAGACGAGAGTGTGAAAAAATTAGCAGATGAGCTTGAGTTACCGATTATTTCAACTAGCTATGATACATTTACTGTCGGAACAATGATTAACCGTGCAATCTATGATCAATTAATTAAAAAAGAGATTGTCCAAGTAGAGGATATTTTAACACCATTAGATAAAACGATATGTTTATATACATCTGATACAGTATCAACGTGGTATCAACATAATTACGAAACAGGACATGGTCGTTTTCCAGTTATTGACCAAAATATTAAGGTACAAGGAATTGTCACATCAAAAGACATAATGGGGCATGATCATTCAACTTTAATTGAAAAGGTAATGACGAAAAGTCCGATAACGGTTATTGGAAAAACATCTGTTGCTTCGGCTGCACAAATGATGGTTTGGGAAGGTATTGAAGTTTTGCCTGTTGTTGATCAGCAAAATCGCCTTCAAGGCATGATTAGTCGTCAGGATGTATTAAAAGCGCTGCAAATGATTCAAAGACAACCGCAAATCGGTGAAAAGCTTGATGACATTGTGACAAATCAATTTGTGACAATCGATGATGACTCAAAATCGAGCAGCATTTTTCGATGTGAAGTAAGTCCGCAAATGACTAACCACCTTGGTACAATTTCTTATGGAGTATTTACCACACTCGTCACAGAAGCTGCAAATCGTTATTTACGGGCACAAAAAAAGGGTGATATTGTTGTAGAGAATATTACGATCTACTTTATGAAGCCCGTTCAAATGGAAACAATGCTTGAAATCCACCCGAAAATACTTGAGGTTGGGAGAAAGTTTGGAAAAATAGATATTGAAGCATATAGTGACGGGCTAGTTGTAGGTAAAGCAATGATGATGGTTCAACTGATTGAAAGATAG